The following proteins are co-located in the Pyrococcus abyssi GE5 genome:
- a CDS encoding alkaline phosphatase — MFPFANASPSGVRNVIILIGDGMGFSQLQLTKLVYGHLNMEDFPYTGIELTDSLSGEVTDSAAAGTAIATGVKTYNRMISTTNVTGKLVNLTTLLEIAQMLGKATGLVTTTRITHATPAVFASHVPDRDMEEEIARQLILHNVTVLMGGGREKFSEEVLKLAEDYGYSIVYTREDLEKVKDGKVLGLFAEGHLPYVLDRSEEDVSLLEMTKKAIEILEKNPNGFFLMIEGGRIDHACHANDVASIVAETKEFDDVVGYVLDYARRRGDTLVIVLADHETGGLGIGLNYGHSVDIDSIRRIDASIEEMSKEIKSGGDIRDVIRRHTGLELTDEEVKEIEEAKNSTNKYALGNIIGEIISKKLGVGFVSHKHTGEPVPLLAYGPGAENFVGFKHHVDTAKVIAKLMIFGDRSISFTIKGVSKIKGDVTGDYRVDERDAYATLMLLLGDLVDTELENIADMDNNGIIDLLDVMAILQASS, encoded by the coding sequence ATGTTTCCATTTGCTAACGCATCTCCAAGCGGAGTCAGAAACGTCATAATATTAATAGGGGACGGAATGGGATTCTCCCAGCTTCAGCTAACTAAACTAGTTTACGGGCATTTAAACATGGAAGACTTTCCATACACGGGAATAGAACTTACTGATTCCTTAAGTGGTGAAGTTACAGATTCAGCTGCCGCTGGAACTGCAATCGCCACTGGGGTTAAAACTTACAACAGGATGATCTCAACAACCAACGTTACAGGGAAACTCGTGAACCTCACGACTTTGTTGGAAATTGCTCAAATGCTTGGAAAGGCGACTGGTTTGGTGACTACAACAAGGATAACCCACGCGACTCCTGCGGTGTTTGCATCCCACGTTCCCGACAGGGATATGGAAGAAGAAATTGCGAGGCAGTTGATTCTCCACAACGTCACGGTCCTTATGGGAGGGGGAAGGGAGAAATTCAGTGAGGAGGTACTAAAGCTAGCCGAGGATTATGGGTATAGTATAGTCTACACTAGAGAGGATCTTGAAAAGGTCAAGGATGGAAAAGTCCTTGGATTATTCGCCGAAGGCCATCTCCCATACGTCCTAGATAGAAGTGAGGAAGATGTAAGTCTCCTGGAAATGACTAAGAAAGCTATAGAGATACTGGAGAAGAACCCAAATGGATTCTTCCTAATGATTGAAGGGGGTAGAATTGACCATGCATGCCATGCAAATGACGTTGCTTCCATAGTTGCAGAAACTAAAGAATTTGACGACGTTGTTGGTTATGTATTAGATTACGCAAGAAGGAGAGGGGACACCCTTGTTATAGTTCTTGCGGATCATGAGACTGGAGGGCTAGGAATTGGATTGAACTATGGACACTCGGTGGATATAGACTCTATAAGGAGGATAGACGCAAGCATTGAAGAGATGTCTAAGGAAATTAAAAGTGGAGGGGACATAAGGGATGTTATTAGAAGGCACACTGGATTAGAGTTAACGGATGAAGAGGTTAAGGAAATAGAAGAAGCGAAGAACTCAACAAACAAATACGCACTTGGAAACATTATAGGAGAGATAATCTCTAAAAAGCTTGGAGTTGGATTCGTGTCCCACAAGCACACTGGTGAACCTGTTCCACTTCTAGCTTACGGACCTGGAGCCGAGAACTTCGTTGGCTTCAAGCACCATGTAGATACTGCAAAGGTCATAGCCAAGCTAATGATATTTGGAGACAGGTCAATATCCTTTACAATCAAGGGAGTAAGCAAGATTAAGGGAGATGTCACGGGAGATTACAGGGTAGATGAAAGGGATGCCTACGCAACTCTAATGTTACTACTAGGAGATCTCGTTGATACGGAACTAGAGAACATTGCAGATATGGATAATAACGGTATAATAGACCTTCTTGACGTCATGGCAATACTCCAAGCTTCTTCTTAA
- a CDS encoding sugar phosphate isomerase/epimerase family protein, with protein MKVGINSAIIKEISGRGLSLDELPVEVVEIGFDDIPLLTEKGINWNLIEELLTLGVEFTIHAPCSDGKNISLDLGVDSRRNIRIMEDVFRISQALNAKYVVIHGGDIRKSYYTSFVNTKRQLMELSVIGEEYGVKLEIENLLDNRIGAFPHEFLPFLDENVSTCFDVGHAFLVSRKYGIRLEEFLLIPDIEHVHLHDNSGFWDEHRALGEGVIPFNVILPAIAKIEPKNVILEIRRYRDSENVIRSIELVKKLKPRVKREVLI; from the coding sequence ATGAAAGTTGGTATAAATTCCGCAATTATTAAGGAGATTTCTGGAAGAGGATTATCCTTGGATGAGCTACCCGTAGAGGTTGTCGAGATAGGATTTGACGACATTCCTCTGCTCACGGAAAAGGGTATAAATTGGAATTTAATTGAAGAGTTGCTAACCCTCGGTGTCGAGTTCACAATTCACGCTCCATGTTCAGATGGAAAGAACATCAGCCTAGATCTCGGTGTAGATTCGAGAAGAAACATAAGGATAATGGAGGATGTTTTCAGGATATCTCAGGCTCTTAACGCTAAATACGTTGTCATTCACGGAGGAGATATAAGGAAAAGCTACTATACATCCTTCGTAAACACGAAGAGACAACTTATGGAGCTTTCTGTAATAGGAGAGGAATACGGCGTCAAGCTTGAAATAGAGAACCTTTTAGATAATAGAATCGGGGCATTTCCCCATGAGTTTTTACCTTTCCTCGACGAAAACGTTTCAACTTGCTTTGACGTGGGACATGCATTCCTCGTTTCAAGGAAGTACGGGATAAGGCTCGAGGAGTTCCTCTTGATCCCTGACATAGAGCATGTCCACCTTCACGATAACTCAGGTTTCTGGGATGAGCACAGAGCTCTTGGAGAGGGAGTAATTCCATTCAACGTTATCTTGCCAGCTATAGCTAAGATCGAGCCTAAGAATGTTATACTCGAAATTAGGAGGTACAGAGATAGCGAGAATGTAATACGAAGCATTGAACTCGTCAAGAAGCTTAAGCCAAGGGTAAAAAGGGAGGTTCTGATATGA
- a CDS encoding homoserine kinase yields the protein MKKRIYAPATIANFGPGFDVFGMAIEEPGDEVIVKESDSFEIEVEGYDVPRDENNVAVISAKALFKMVGEEGGVKIRLKKGVRPKSGLGSSGASSVAGALAAARVLGVDNDELIIMAALEGEKAASGSPHGDNVIPSYYGGFNILESLNPLRVHRVDVELNVVVVLPEVEVPTKEARRIVPEKVPLKDAIKNLAMASSLVLALKEGDIETVGRLLDDNLALPYRKKLMPWFDEVRKAGLEAGAYGVTVSGSGPSLFAIGENLKDIGKAMKEKFEELGIRAEFWITKTGRGAKWY from the coding sequence GTGAAGAAAAGAATCTACGCACCGGCAACAATAGCGAACTTTGGGCCAGGATTTGATGTATTTGGAATGGCGATTGAAGAGCCTGGGGATGAAGTCATAGTTAAGGAAAGTGACAGCTTTGAGATTGAAGTCGAAGGCTATGACGTGCCCAGGGATGAAAACAATGTTGCAGTGATCTCGGCCAAAGCCCTATTCAAAATGGTCGGAGAAGAGGGAGGTGTGAAGATAAGACTAAAGAAGGGAGTAAGACCAAAAAGTGGACTTGGTAGCTCTGGAGCATCTTCAGTTGCGGGGGCACTTGCGGCTGCAAGGGTGCTTGGAGTGGATAATGATGAACTCATAATAATGGCGGCACTTGAGGGTGAGAAAGCCGCATCTGGGAGCCCACATGGAGACAACGTTATTCCCTCATATTACGGAGGTTTCAACATATTGGAATCGCTTAATCCTCTAAGAGTTCACAGAGTTGACGTCGAGCTAAATGTCGTTGTTGTTCTTCCGGAAGTTGAAGTTCCGACAAAAGAGGCAAGAAGGATCGTGCCAGAAAAGGTGCCATTAAAAGATGCTATAAAGAATCTGGCAATGGCCTCCAGCCTCGTTCTTGCTCTAAAAGAGGGAGACATAGAAACCGTTGGTAGGTTACTTGACGATAACCTAGCTCTTCCCTATAGGAAGAAATTGATGCCATGGTTTGACGAGGTTAGAAAGGCGGGACTTGAAGCTGGGGCATATGGAGTCACAGTCTCAGGATCTGGCCCAAGTTTATTCGCAATAGGGGAGAACCTAAAGGATATTGGAAAAGCAATGAAAGAAAAGTTTGAAGAGCTCGGTATAAGGGCTGAATTTTGGATAACAAAAA
- the pstA gene encoding phosphate ABC transporter permease PstA: MLRYNPRVIKEKASIVAVFTLTILMFLPLAHIIFTILSRGLPVIMKGGLKFLTGTLDEGGIGPAIIGTGLLIVVSSLIGLPVAFIVGVYSYEYPNSVLGKATRALLQIMMEFPTILVGVFVMGILVIPMKSYSALAGGLALAIILMPYVAIYTQESLRQIPFTYREAAFSLGLPKWKVILRILVPLARKGILTGVLIGISKVAGETAPLLFTIGGMYQTYPQGITKPVGALPLLIYTLIQSPAKEHHEIAWGASAVLLLIFLALFLPIRLSLKEVKI, encoded by the coding sequence ATGTTAAGGTATAATCCTAGGGTAATTAAAGAAAAAGCATCCATCGTTGCAGTCTTCACCTTGACAATTTTAATGTTCCTCCCTCTAGCCCACATAATCTTTACAATATTAAGCCGGGGATTGCCGGTTATAATGAAAGGAGGGCTAAAATTTTTGACGGGAACTTTAGACGAAGGAGGCATAGGTCCCGCGATAATAGGGACTGGTTTACTGATTGTGGTATCTTCGCTCATAGGTCTTCCAGTTGCATTTATCGTTGGAGTTTATTCTTATGAATATCCCAACAGTGTACTTGGGAAGGCTACTAGGGCTCTCCTCCAGATTATGATGGAGTTCCCAACGATACTTGTTGGGGTCTTCGTCATGGGAATACTCGTCATTCCTATGAAAAGCTACTCGGCCCTAGCCGGAGGACTTGCCCTGGCGATAATCCTGATGCCTTACGTAGCGATATACACCCAGGAATCCCTTAGGCAGATACCCTTCACATATAGAGAAGCTGCTTTTAGCCTCGGTTTGCCAAAATGGAAGGTTATCCTAAGGATTTTGGTTCCATTAGCTAGAAAGGGGATACTAACAGGAGTGCTTATTGGAATATCAAAGGTAGCCGGCGAAACTGCTCCCTTATTATTTACCATCGGAGGGATGTACCAAACATATCCTCAGGGGATTACAAAGCCTGTAGGTGCCCTGCCCTTATTAATTTACACCTTAATCCAGAGCCCAGCCAAGGAACACCATGAGATAGCTTGGGGAGCATCTGCGGTTCTCCTCCTGATATTCCTAGCTTTATTCTTGCCAATAAGGTTAAGCCTAAAGGAGGTGAAGATATGA
- a CDS encoding aspartate kinase — protein sequence MVYKLLVVKFGGSSVRYAFEEALELVKYLSERIPIVVVVSALKGVTDELIRFANGDKGALPRIERIHEEFLNYHGLNTKISISFRKDMPPEALRDEIISLGERISAKIFAEGLELLGIKSKVVDPLEFLIAKGEFGDAYINIQESKRRAGKLIRLIKSGVIPVIPGFYGNLNGFRVTFGRGGSDYSATALARILDSRCVLIMSDVEGIFTADPKLVPSARLIPYLSYEEIKVAAKLGMKALHWKAVDPVVGDIPIIFGKTKDWKFGTIVLNARSNFPIIVHRVREDFAEIFVVGRNISLPGFLVEEEREDFVKIVVAREDLPEAIREIHREVVEREEKNLRTGNNSELWARI from the coding sequence GTGGTTTACAAACTATTGGTTGTTAAATTTGGTGGTAGTTCTGTTAGATATGCTTTCGAGGAGGCTCTAGAGCTTGTAAAGTACCTTTCCGAGAGAATACCTATAGTAGTTGTTGTTTCTGCACTAAAGGGAGTCACGGACGAACTAATAAGATTTGCCAATGGTGATAAAGGGGCACTACCCAGGATAGAGAGGATACACGAAGAATTCTTGAATTATCATGGCTTAAACACCAAGATAAGCATAAGCTTCAGGAAAGATATGCCTCCTGAAGCATTAAGAGATGAGATAATATCTCTCGGCGAAAGGATCTCGGCAAAGATATTTGCCGAAGGCTTGGAACTCCTTGGAATAAAGAGTAAGGTCGTTGACCCCCTCGAATTCCTTATAGCTAAAGGTGAGTTTGGAGATGCATATATCAACATCCAAGAAAGCAAAAGGAGGGCCGGAAAACTAATAAGGCTCATAAAAAGTGGAGTTATTCCAGTCATTCCAGGGTTCTATGGGAACCTAAATGGTTTTAGGGTAACATTTGGAAGAGGAGGAAGTGACTACTCGGCCACGGCTTTGGCTAGAATTCTCGACTCAAGGTGCGTTCTGATAATGAGTGATGTTGAGGGTATCTTTACTGCAGATCCGAAGTTAGTTCCAAGTGCCCGCTTAATCCCATACCTATCCTACGAAGAGATAAAAGTGGCAGCAAAGCTTGGAATGAAAGCTTTGCACTGGAAGGCAGTGGATCCCGTAGTAGGGGATATCCCAATAATATTCGGAAAGACAAAAGACTGGAAGTTTGGAACGATAGTTCTAAATGCTAGAAGCAATTTCCCGATTATAGTTCATAGAGTGAGGGAGGATTTTGCCGAGATCTTTGTAGTTGGGAGGAATATTAGTCTCCCAGGATTTTTGGTTGAGGAGGAAAGAGAAGATTTTGTTAAGATAGTTGTTGCAAGGGAAGATCTTCCCGAAGCGATTAGGGAAATCCATAGGGAGGTGGTAGAGCGTGAAGAAAAGAATCTACGCACCGGCAACAATAGCGAACTTTGGGCCAGGATTTGA
- a CDS encoding aspartate kinase, whose translation MIVLKFGGSSVKNDFHEAVSLTKSIFEEKEVAVVVSALKGITDMLIKYAKTFDSKYAIKIADSYVKFARTNGVDPNILSPHIQELFNPPSLPKDALTDYILSIGELLSAVIFAEVVEGQVIYPWELFSAYGKFGDGFIDLKKSKKNAKIIYEVIDSGKIPIVPGFVGGMDGYRVTLGRGGSDYSAVALGVILNSELVAIMSNVEGIFTADPKLVPSARLIPYLSYEEALIAAKHGMKAIQWKAAELAKEKKILMLFGRTNNWRMGTVISNRTSRMPLMTYKDGLLLINVEEELEYRVIDEGPFWKLYDVPGNEGIRIIRELHKAIFGNVLSMLQEPGKHIRINRHKVGKSFEHMTFNQSFSRKFY comes from the coding sequence ATGATTGTGCTAAAATTTGGAGGGAGTTCAGTCAAAAATGACTTTCATGAAGCAGTTTCGCTGACAAAATCTATATTTGAAGAGAAAGAAGTGGCCGTAGTAGTCTCTGCATTAAAAGGAATTACAGATATGCTAATTAAGTATGCCAAGACGTTCGACAGCAAGTATGCAATTAAAATTGCAGATAGCTATGTAAAATTTGCCAGGACTAATGGTGTTGATCCTAACATCCTTTCTCCTCATATCCAGGAACTTTTCAATCCTCCTTCGCTTCCTAAAGATGCCCTTACTGATTACATCCTCAGCATTGGAGAGCTACTTTCAGCTGTTATATTTGCTGAGGTCGTAGAAGGTCAAGTAATTTACCCCTGGGAGCTTTTTTCTGCATATGGTAAGTTTGGCGATGGTTTCATAGATCTAAAGAAGAGCAAGAAAAATGCAAAGATAATCTATGAAGTCATAGATAGTGGAAAGATTCCCATTGTTCCAGGATTCGTAGGTGGTATGGATGGGTATAGGGTGACATTGGGAAGAGGGGGAAGCGATTACTCCGCTGTGGCCCTTGGAGTTATATTGAACTCGGAATTAGTTGCTATAATGAGTAACGTTGAGGGTATCTTTACTGCAGATCCGAAGTTAGTTCCAAGTGCCCGCTTAATCCCATACCTATCCTATGAGGAAGCCTTGATTGCGGCTAAGCATGGAATGAAGGCAATTCAGTGGAAAGCTGCAGAACTTGCTAAGGAGAAGAAAATTCTAATGTTATTCGGTAGAACAAATAATTGGAGAATGGGAACTGTAATCAGTAACAGAACATCCAGAATGCCGTTGATGACATACAAAGATGGGTTACTACTTATAAACGTTGAAGAGGAACTTGAGTATAGGGTTATAGATGAAGGGCCATTTTGGAAACTTTACGACGTTCCAGGGAATGAGGGGATAAGGATAATCAGGGAACTCCACAAGGCCATCTTTGGAAATGTGTTGTCAATGCTCCAGGAACCAGGGAAACATATCAGGATAAATAGACATAAAGTTGGAAAAAGTTTTGAACATATGACATTTAACCAAAGCTTTAGTAGAAAATTTTATTAA
- the pstC gene encoding phosphate ABC transporter permease subunit PstC yields MKDRFKILLSPGVVIVFGLFLLMLLTYIYNSIPIFHHEGLAIYTENVWNASETAERERYGVLAAIWGSIYTSLIAVLISLPLSISYAIFIVDYAPRKVKEALIVLSDVMAGLPTVIYGIWGITFLVPFVRKFIMQPLHDYLSFVPLFSYPPVTGFSYLSAGILLGIMVTPFAAALIREAYQMVPFTYKEAIYSLGATKLEAARVLIGYIKPAIISSLILAFGRAIGETAAVSLVVGNTFSLSISLFSPGYTISSLIANQFGNAFLYEFMTPALFAAGLALLVIGLTVNMAGMYMLRRWERNVKV; encoded by the coding sequence ATGAAAGACAGGTTTAAGATTCTATTATCTCCAGGAGTTGTTATCGTCTTTGGATTATTCCTACTAATGCTACTCACTTACATTTACAACTCAATCCCCATATTCCACCATGAAGGGTTAGCTATATATACGGAAAACGTCTGGAACGCTTCCGAGACTGCAGAAAGAGAGAGGTATGGAGTTTTAGCAGCAATCTGGGGAAGCATATACACATCACTTATAGCAGTTTTGATTTCCCTCCCTCTTTCAATATCTTATGCAATTTTCATCGTTGATTACGCTCCAAGGAAAGTCAAGGAAGCTTTGATAGTTCTCTCCGATGTTATGGCTGGACTTCCAACGGTGATATATGGAATATGGGGAATTACGTTCCTCGTTCCTTTCGTGAGAAAGTTTATAATGCAGCCTCTTCACGATTACCTATCATTTGTTCCCCTTTTCTCTTATCCTCCAGTAACTGGTTTCTCATACCTCTCAGCTGGAATACTGCTTGGAATAATGGTTACTCCCTTCGCTGCAGCTCTAATAAGGGAAGCATACCAGATGGTACCATTTACTTACAAAGAAGCCATTTATAGTCTCGGGGCTACAAAGCTTGAGGCGGCTCGTGTTCTTATAGGTTACATAAAGCCCGCCATAATCTCAAGCCTCATATTAGCCTTTGGAAGAGCGATAGGAGAAACAGCTGCCGTAAGCTTGGTTGTCGGGAACACCTTCTCCCTGAGCATCTCGCTCTTCTCTCCAGGTTACACAATCTCTTCCCTTATAGCGAACCAGTTCGGTAATGCATTCCTCTATGAGTTCATGACTCCCGCACTGTTTGCAGCTGGATTGGCACTCCTCGTTATAGGTTTAACCGTGAATATGGCTGGAATGTACATGCTCAGGAGGTGGGAGAGGAATGTTAAGGTATAA
- a CDS encoding peroxiredoxin — MVVIGEKFPEVEVKTTHGVIKLPDHFTKQGKWFILFSHPADFTPVCTTEFYGMQKRLEEFRKLGVEPIGLSVDQVFAHIKWMEWIKENLGVEIEFPIIADDRGELAEKLGMIPSGATITARAVFIVDDKGIIRAIVYYPAEVGRDWDEILRLVKALKISTENGVALPHKWPNNELIGDKVIIPPASTVEEKKQREEAKAKGEIECYDWWFCYKKLK; from the coding sequence ATGGTAGTTATAGGGGAAAAGTTCCCAGAGGTTGAGGTAAAGACAACCCACGGAGTAATCAAGTTGCCAGACCACTTTACAAAGCAGGGGAAGTGGTTCATACTCTTCAGCCACCCAGCCGATTTCACCCCGGTTTGTACAACGGAGTTCTATGGAATGCAGAAGAGGCTTGAGGAGTTCAGGAAGTTGGGCGTTGAACCCATAGGGCTTAGCGTTGACCAGGTTTTTGCTCATATCAAGTGGATGGAGTGGATAAAGGAAAATCTTGGCGTTGAGATTGAATTTCCAATAATAGCCGATGACAGAGGAGAGCTTGCTGAGAAGCTAGGAATGATACCTAGCGGTGCTACGATAACCGCTAGGGCAGTCTTCATCGTTGATGACAAGGGGATAATAAGGGCTATCGTCTACTATCCAGCAGAAGTTGGAAGGGACTGGGACGAGATCCTTAGGCTCGTCAAGGCACTCAAGATAAGCACGGAGAATGGAGTTGCACTCCCACACAAGTGGCCAAACAACGAGTTAATTGGAGATAAGGTAATAATCCCACCAGCTTCAACCGTTGAGGAGAAGAAGCAGAGAGAAGAAGCTAAGGCAAAGGGCGAGATTGAGTGCTACGACTGGTGGTTCTGCTACAAGAAGCTTAAGTGA
- the pstS gene encoding phosphate ABC transporter substrate-binding protein PstS, with product MRWMALLLMGLVGVGLLISGCIGEETPTHQPKVNSRSKAKNPEIIVIRTSGATFPQYQIQKWIEKYQKINPHVKIEYEGGGSGYGQEAFLKGLTDIGRTDPPVKESTWKKFLQTGDQPLQFPEIVGAVVVVYNVPEVNELKLSREVLAKIFLGEIEYWDDPAIKRLNPNEKLPHKKIIVIHRSDASGTTAIFTTYLSLISKEWAEKVGVGKVVDWPVDKVGRGIGAKGNPGVVAALKQTKYSIAYTELSFAIEENLKVAALENKAGKFVKPNEETIKAAVANVKAFIPDPTEGYKEDLKQLLDAPGENSYPIVAFTHILVWQNKGGKHYTPEKAKAIKDFLRWILTEGQKPENLAPGYVGLPKEVAEIGLKAVEMIEER from the coding sequence ATGAGATGGATGGCCCTCCTGTTAATGGGGCTAGTTGGAGTAGGCTTACTAATTAGTGGATGTATTGGGGAAGAGACTCCTACGCACCAACCCAAGGTTAATTCTCGATCAAAAGCAAAGAATCCCGAAATAATAGTAATTAGGACGAGTGGAGCTACATTTCCCCAATATCAAATTCAAAAGTGGATTGAGAAGTATCAGAAGATAAATCCCCACGTGAAGATAGAGTATGAAGGTGGTGGAAGCGGATACGGGCAAGAGGCCTTCCTGAAAGGCCTTACCGACATAGGAAGAACTGATCCTCCAGTTAAGGAATCAACTTGGAAGAAGTTCCTTCAAACTGGGGATCAACCTCTTCAGTTCCCGGAGATCGTTGGTGCCGTCGTCGTTGTCTACAACGTTCCTGAGGTCAATGAATTGAAATTAAGCAGAGAGGTGTTAGCTAAGATATTCTTGGGAGAAATTGAGTACTGGGATGATCCCGCTATAAAGAGGCTCAATCCCAACGAAAAGCTACCTCATAAGAAAATTATAGTGATCCATAGAAGCGATGCAAGTGGAACCACAGCGATATTCACGACTTATCTCAGCCTTATAAGTAAGGAATGGGCTGAGAAAGTAGGAGTTGGTAAGGTAGTTGATTGGCCTGTTGATAAAGTCGGTAGGGGAATTGGAGCAAAAGGTAATCCTGGAGTTGTTGCAGCTTTAAAGCAAACTAAGTATAGCATAGCCTACACTGAGCTATCCTTCGCAATTGAAGAGAATCTCAAAGTTGCCGCCCTAGAAAATAAAGCCGGAAAGTTCGTTAAGCCAAATGAAGAGACTATAAAGGCGGCGGTTGCCAACGTTAAAGCTTTCATTCCAGATCCAACCGAAGGTTACAAGGAGGATCTTAAGCAGCTTCTTGACGCTCCAGGAGAAAATTCCTACCCCATAGTGGCATTTACCCATATCCTCGTCTGGCAAAACAAGGGAGGAAAGCATTACACTCCAGAGAAAGCCAAAGCGATAAAGGATTTCCTAAGGTGGATACTCACAGAAGGACAGAAACCAGAGAACCTAGCTCCAGGGTACGTTGGTCTTCCTAAAGAAGTTGCTGAAATTGGCTTGAAAGCCGTAGAAATGATTGAAGAGAGGTGA
- a CDS encoding phosphate ABC transporter ATP-binding protein, with the protein MKEFAIETRNLRIYYGSNEVIKGINLKIPKNVVFALMGPSGCGKSTLLRAFNRLLDLNPEAKVEGEVRISGVNIYSPDVDPIRVRREVGMVFQYPNPFPHLTIYENVAIGVKLNGLAKGKELDEIVKWALKKATLWDEVKNRLKDYPANLSGGQKQRLVIARVLAMKPKIILMDEPTANIDPVGTRKIEELLFELKKDYTIVLVTHSPAQAARVSDYVAFIYMGKIVEVGPTRKVFENPEHELTEKYVTGALG; encoded by the coding sequence ATGAAGGAATTCGCCATAGAAACTAGGAATTTAAGGATATACTACGGGAGCAATGAAGTTATTAAGGGAATTAACCTAAAGATACCAAAGAACGTTGTGTTTGCATTAATGGGTCCTAGCGGTTGCGGAAAATCTACCCTGCTAAGAGCTTTTAATCGTCTGCTAGATCTTAATCCAGAAGCCAAGGTTGAGGGTGAAGTGAGAATATCTGGAGTGAACATATACTCTCCAGACGTTGATCCCATTAGAGTTAGAAGGGAAGTTGGCATGGTGTTTCAGTATCCAAATCCCTTCCCGCATTTAACGATATACGAAAACGTGGCAATTGGTGTCAAGCTTAATGGGCTTGCAAAGGGAAAAGAATTAGATGAAATAGTAAAATGGGCCCTGAAAAAAGCTACATTGTGGGATGAGGTTAAAAATCGGCTGAAGGATTACCCCGCAAACTTAAGTGGTGGACAAAAACAACGTCTTGTCATAGCTAGAGTTCTTGCAATGAAACCAAAGATAATTCTAATGGACGAGCCAACTGCTAACATAGATCCAGTCGGAACAAGAAAGATTGAAGAGCTCTTATTTGAACTAAAAAAAGATTACACTATAGTTCTCGTTACGCACTCACCTGCGCAGGCAGCTAGAGTTAGCGATTACGTGGCGTTCATTTACATGGGGAAAATAGTGGAGGTAGGACCTACTAGGAAAGTATTCGAAAATCCTGAACATGAACTTACTGAAAAATACGTTACGGGGGCTTTAGGATGA
- a CDS encoding sugar phosphate isomerase/epimerase family protein, with protein sequence MKVKIGISSSAITEFSGAGVPLDDIKVDVIELDLREVGIIGREGEIRKSLLESLPEVNAEIILHAPNQVNLGVYSRANILIMRSTFKVASYLDSNYVIVHGGKIKISYHKSFVNLKAQLEELVKLSRDYSVNILLENFISGLLIFPHEFLPFLELGINQCFDIGHAFLSSRFYGLPMKEFLKVGNVELLEIHDNMGIGDDHLPPGNGIIGESYIMKVLREVSPRMAVLEVKKFSNEEEVIRGLNLLEGVRR encoded by the coding sequence ATGAAAGTTAAGATTGGGATAAGCTCTTCTGCAATTACTGAATTTTCTGGGGCTGGGGTACCCCTGGATGACATAAAAGTTGATGTTATTGAGTTAGATCTTAGGGAAGTTGGGATAATTGGAAGGGAAGGTGAAATTAGGAAATCGCTCCTTGAAAGTTTGCCAGAAGTGAACGCTGAAATAATTCTACATGCACCTAACCAAGTTAACCTTGGAGTTTACAGCAGGGCTAACATTCTAATCATGAGATCAACGTTCAAGGTAGCTAGCTACCTAGACTCGAATTACGTTATAGTTCACGGAGGGAAGATAAAGATAAGCTACCATAAGTCGTTCGTTAATCTTAAAGCTCAGCTTGAAGAATTGGTGAAGTTATCTAGAGACTATTCGGTGAACATTCTCCTGGAGAACTTTATTAGTGGATTACTAATATTCCCTCACGAATTTTTGCCATTCCTCGAACTCGGAATTAACCAATGCTTTGATATAGGTCATGCGTTCCTAAGCTCTAGGTTCTATGGATTACCAATGAAAGAGTTCCTAAAAGTTGGTAACGTCGAGCTCCTCGAGATTCATGACAACATGGGAATAGGGGATGATCATTTGCCTCCAGGGAATGGGATAATAGGAGAATCATACATAATGAAGGTTTTAAGGGAAGTGTCTCCTCGAATGGCCGTTCTTGAGGTTAAGAAGTTCTCTAACGAGGAAGAGGTAATAAGGGGATTGAACCTGCTGGAGGGTGTTCGTAGATGA